The Rhododendron vialii isolate Sample 1 chromosome 1a, ASM3025357v1 region TAAATTTGTGTTTTCACTTGCTCTAATCTTATCTCAACAATCCCTTGCCTTTGTAGCTGCGGGAACTTGCATTGGCTAATATTGGCGCGATTAACAGGCGCTCTGATCTGTCAAAGAAATTATCTGTGCTTTCACCTGAAGAGCTGAGGGACCTAGTCTGCTGCAAGGTTAGCTGATTGATTTATTGGCTGTTTGCTTTCAGGGATAAACTATCTAGAAATGGGATCATTGCTTGGTATTGTGTGTGTGAATGCAATTGTGTTTTATCTACCTTTATAGTATATCGAATATATTCCCTGTAAAGTTCTAATTGCATCTTCGATCATTTTCCTTGTAAGGGTTATGTGACTAATTAATTCAGGTATAGTCCATTGCTGAGTTACTTTGATGCATTATTTGTTCAAAAGGAAACCGTTCAATGTACTAAATGGTCTGATATTCTCATTATTCCAAAGACAAAGTACTCATCTCTTTTGTGTTTTCTACACACTAAATCAAGATGTTTTGTCCCCTTGAGGTGAAAATGTTCTCACATTGCAGAAAAGAACAACACGGTTAGGTTGAGCTAATATACACTCCAGCTCCTagcaaggttctgaataccgtttcagACATGGTACATACCGGTATCGGTATGTTACTgggtaccgttttggattgattgttaaaaatataaaatatatacatTTAGTCATGACCTTGTTTTTCCCTTACATAAAGTCCTATTGGACtattacaatttaaaaaaattcagttaACATTTACTTTTAATAATCAATATAGCTTTCTCTCTTACCACGTGTGGTAGATGATGCTCATTATCCAATTACAATGCTCATTATTCCTGAACGGTGGGCTCAAAAACCACTGGTTTTCAAACAcacttccttctctctctctctctctctctctctctctctctctaaatgcaCACACTTATCTCCAAAAGATAAATGCACGTTCCAACTTGCCAATGCAACtattccacatttttttttaatattccaCTTTCAAAGGGGTGATGTTTATCTTCCCCAAACTGAGATAAACGTACAGAAAAACAGAGGTTAAGCTTTCAAGAAGACTTCACCAGTTCACACACGGTGGTGTGGAGAATTCACCAGTTCACCCACAGTGAAGATAGATCGATCAGCTGCAAGATTACGCCGGAGAAGACCAAGAGGAGTCAAATGTTGCTCCggtcttctttttctctctttcccctacatttctctattttcttctttttctctctgttttgcAGAATACCAGCCGGAATCACCGGTAAGATCATCTCGGCCGGTATTTGACGGAATGACCGGTACCTACCTGTAAGGCCCGGTATTGAGACTGGGACGGGATTGGGGGGTCATGGTACCATTTACTTGTCaatccggtacgtaccggcctgTACGGAACGGTATTCACAACCTTGGCTCCTAGTAGTAGTGAAAGAAACAGGGATATTTTGTCCATTCAAGGTGACAATACGGTGAGATGCGCTAATTCACACTCCAGGTCCTAGTAGTGCTGAAAAGAAACAAGGTCACAcacaaccacaacaacaacaatacgGAGGGAAATGCCACCATGAGTCTGACATGTTAGCTTTTAGTGGGCTTACTCACTGAAACGTTAGCATTACCATGTTGTTTGTGTGGTTATCTACTTATCTTCGAATTAGTTTCAATCTTCTCTGTTTTTGCACCAAATAGGTATGTAATCTACTTGACTTTTGCTTTACTCATAAGTGTCTTCCCTCACTCTTGCGTGCATATGGAAGTGCCATGATTTTAACGCGAAtattatattattttgatactAAGAAAGCATTGTGCTTTTGCTTCTTCAGCTCAAACTGGTTTCGAAGGCGGATCCATGGTCCGAAAGAGTTGATTTTCTTGTTGAAGTTATGGTTTCATTTTTTGAGAAACAACAATCGCAGAAGGAGTCCATAAATGCTCTTCCCTTGTACCCTAATGAGCAGATAATGTGGGATGAAAGCGTTGTTCCTAGCATCAATTACACTGGGGAAGGGTGTCTGGCACTCCCAAAACTTAACTTGCAGTTCTTGACACTTCATGATTATCTTCTTAGGAATTTCAACCTCTTCCGTCTTGAATCGACATATGAGATCCGTGAAGACATCCAGGAAGCTGTGCCACACCTCCTTGCCCATATTAGTAATGAGGGAGAAACTGCTTTCCGTGGTTGGTCTAGAATGGCTGTACCTATAAGGGAATTTAAGGTTACTGAGGTAAAACAGCCTAATATTGGAGAAGTAAAGCCGTCATCTGTGACAGCAGAGGTTACTTTCAGCATTTCCAGTTACAGAGCACAAATAAGATCGGAGTGGAATGGCCTTAAAGAGCACGATGTACTCTTTCTTCTTTCTATCCGTCCTTCATTTGAGCCTCTAAGTGCAGATGAAGCTGCAAAAGCAACCGTGCCACAAAAGCTTGGTCTTCAATATGTACGTGGATGTGAAATTATTGAGATGCGAGACGAGGAGGGAACTCTCATGAATGATTTCACCGGGAGAATTAAACGGGATGAATGGAAGCCTCCAAAAGGTGAACTGAGAACTGTGACTGTTGCTCTGGATACCGCCCAATACCATATGGATTGCACTGATATAGCAGAGAAAGGCAGAGAAGATGTATATAGTACCTTCAATGTACTGATGAGGAGGAAGCCTaaggaaaacaatttcaaagCAATTTTAGAATCCATAAGAGATTTAATGAATGAATCTTGTATCGTTCCTGATTGGTTGCATGACATATTTTTGGGATATGGAAATCCTTCTGCAGCACAATGGATTAACATGCCCGATCTTCTAGAAGCAGTGGATTTCAAAGATACATTCCTTGACGTTGATCATGTTAGAGAGAGTTTTTCGGATTATCAGGTTGGTATTGCCTTTATTAGTGCGATGGAACTTTATCGGTTATTTTTAGCTGTTTTGTGTTTGacttgttaatttttgttggTTTAGGTTTGTTTTACAAATTCTGATGGCACAAAAAATTTGCATCCAAAGCCCCCTTTTCGAATTAGGCTTCCCAAGAATCTAAAAGGGAATACGCATGCTCTTGCTGGCAATGATAAGTCTGCCATAACTTCAGTTAATGATGCTAACTTGGTGGATGCGAGTTCTGAGAGAGAACAACTCATTGTCGAGGCTTATGTTCCTCCTGATCCAGGTCCATATCCGCAGGACCAGCCAAAGCAGAATTCAGTTAGATTTACACCGACCCAGGTAATTGGCAACTCTCAGTTAATGATATAATGATTTATTTTCCTTgctttggtttttcttgtttcttcacCTGCATGGTTTCTTATTCCTTATCCCTTTTAGTTTGCCGTTTGTGTTGTCATATTTTGGAAATCTAAGGCTAGTTTATCACCAGAAATGACTGTCTTGCTCTCCGTTGTTTACAGAATCTGTTCAGTCTTTTCTCAGTGTTTGTTCGAATGGAAATATTATGCAGATTTAGTGGATAATTCTGTCTCCCTAAAAATGGGTTAGAATTTATTCTGTAAGCTTGTTGTCTATAATGCACTCCGATGACATAGGGCCAAAAGAGATGTGCACAAAAAGAACACAGATGTACTACTGAGTTCTTTTGTGATCAGAGACACTCAATTATGTGCATATCGCCTATTCGGATAGATTCAATCAATAAACAATATGCGACTACAGTCATGTTCTCTATCGTCATCGATTTCTGAAGGATATTTTGCTGGGAAGAGGGGCTTAAGGCAAGGGGATCTCATTTCCGCGTACCTATTTCTGCTTGTTAAAGCTCAATATTTCTCCAGATTTAAAATGTTCACTGTCTGTACTCCTAAAGATGAAGGTGGTTTGGGCTTTAGAAAGTTTACTGCTTTGAATAAAGCTTCTATGTGTACGCACTTATGTATTATTTGCAACAAGGCTGATACACTTTGAGTGAAGTGGATCCATACTTTTGTGCTTAAAAATCAGAGCATTTCAGATATCCGAACTTTCCCCTTTGACCTTCTGGAATAATAGAGAGAAAGATTCTGAAAATTAGAGACATTTTCAATTGTTTGAAAGCAGTTTTGTGATCTGACAAAGTGGCATACTCACGGCACAAAGGACGTGGGACATAATTATTTACAATCCTGGGAGAACTTTGAATGCTAAGGTTGCCTCCATTATGTTTTAAAATAATTGAGAATGGCCTATAAAGAAGGATGTTGTGACATGGATCTTAATCTCCAATAGCCAGTTCTCTCTTTAATGAGCTTGGGAAGCTATTAGGGAGACTATGTCTGAAGTCCCTTGGAAGAATATCATTGGTTCACTCATGAGGTACCTAGATGGGTTGTCATTCTATGGATTGGCAGTTTTGGGTGGGCTCTCAAGAAAAGACAAGCCTCGAGTCTGGGATTACCACTGACGATGGCTGTGTCCTTTGCAACCAGCATAGTGAATCTATTCACCACTTATTCTGTACTTGCCGTTACTCTTCTATCTGGGTTTTTTGAGGAAAAATGAATCTGCCAGACAATCTAGTAGCTTGGATGAGCAGTAGAATGGGCTAGAAAAAATTAGGGTGGTAAGAACCTGGGGCATACAGTTAATAAGTTATCTCTTGCTGCAACCATATACCCATTTGGAGGGAGAGAAGCAACTGATTCTTCAGACTTCAGGCCTCAAGTTTGGGTGAGGATATTGATGCAAACCAAAATACCAAaggaatcaaagattcaaaggAAGGGGCAAAATCCCATTCAAGGGGGGTTTacaaagggtagagagagaaactatgtctcaatcaatatattcaatattcttaataatcaaaagctcCCAAATGAAAGAACAActcacctatttatagactcaagacTCTACTAACCCTAAAGACACTAAAATGACATAAGGACCCTTAATtctaaataaagaaaacatatgAGTGATTATCATGCAGCTCCGAATTAGACATGTGACTGCATTCCTTGATCAACACATCACCCTCAACACAAGTTACAAAACCAATCTTCAATATGAGCTTCTTCTTTATACATACACCGCTGCTATACTTAGGTGTGAATAAGCAATCCATTTGGCATGTCTTCAGTAAAGCAAAACATCATCAAAAGATCTCCGAACACATACTCCCAAAATATACTTTGACCAATCATCATTCGAAGGATTAAGAACTTGCACCACATCATACCCAAGACTCGCTCGAGCGAACACCATACCCAAGGGGTCTTCAAATTGTCCCATGAGTGCTTCCGCTTCTTTTGGTGAAGTCCAGGGGATGTTGTGGAGAGAAGTGTTGACTTGGGGACCAATGTAccacaaacttgaacatgttgCAATTGGGGCACCCCATGAGGCAACACTTGGAAGCAAACCCTCGACCTTTGGTTCAACCAACTCTTCATCAAATAGTGGAGCTTCCATATCATTCCCATACTCTTCAAGTTGAGTGTCGTGTACCAAAGGCAGCTTGAAACTCAATTCTTGAGAGCAATATTCAATCTCAAGGTCACGGCTTCCCTCTTCTCCATAACCCTCCTCCAAAAGTTCATCTCCATCTTGCATAGGCCTAAGGAAACTTTCCTTGAGCATATCAATAAGCATTCCCTCTTCATTATCAACACCAAACTCATCAAAGACGGGCACATCTTCAAATTCACCTCCGAAGTCCTCATTTTGAGATTCAACAAAGATAGGCAAATCTGCAAACtcatcttcaacctcaaagACACAATCATCTTCAAGAACACCCTCAAGTTCGTCATTAGGATATTCATCAAAGATGGGAGCATCGTCGAAATAACCGTGTTTCATCTCATCATCAAACACATCTGGATTGAAGTTCATCTTCTCCTCAACAAAAAGGGCATTACTTTGATTCTCATAAGCATTTTCACCAACCTCTAACTTGAAACTAGATTTCCCTTGCTTGAAGCATTCAAGTTTCTCATTTGTAGAAGAATTTCTAGCCTTCAAAGTGTCAAATAAAGGCTGATTTTGTATTGGGACAGCACCTATCAACTGTGCTTTGTACTCCAATCCCAAAAGACTTCCCACAAGTCCTATACGCAACATTAGTCAAAGAACCAACATTGGCAAAGTGAGGGAAAGGTAAGAATTGTTCCTTGAACGTTTTCTttatcttcttcctctctctaaTCTTTCCCTTACCTCTCCTTTGCCTACTATCTTGTAATTGTTCCCACCAATTGGAGACTCTTCTTCGAAGGTGTTTAGAAACTACTTAACTTTCATTTCTTCCGAGAGCACATAGCATTCAAATACTCTCTCAAGAGTATTCAACCAATCAAAACACTCCTTAAGAGTGAAGCTTCCATCAAACATGGGAAGTCCAACCTCAATGTTGTTCAAACACGCTCTACACCAATGCGGAGCACCAAAACAATTCTCAAATGGAACGCATTTATAGTTGGAAGAATCCATACCTTTGGTCCGAAGTTGCAAACGCCGCACCTTTCCAACCAAGGTAGTTACTTCTTTACTTAGCTCTTTAATCTCATTCCGATTACCTTTTGAATTGCAATCATTTTGCATTCCGCGTTGTGGAATGACCTTCAATCCTTCACCATTGTTCACACTAAATCCTCTACCGCTAACTCCTTGTCCTCTACCTCTTTGAGCCATTTGTTTCAATCAAACCCAGTCAGTTCACTAGTACCCAACTCAGTCAACTTAGCACAATTGTTCAGCCAAATCAACCAAAATTCAGTCAGAATCCAGCGACAAACTCAATCACAAACCAAATCCATCACACCTGACAATCTGAACTCGGTCAACTCGGTACCCAAGACAACCTCAAATCACAAGCAAGCAACATGTATGATACTAATCGCAACAATATTGCAACAACAGTGGCAAATTCGAAGTAAGCCAAGACGAAACAAACCTGCAATCTGAATCCTGTCTTCTACGAAGGATTTTCGTACAACCTAGTGTTCAAACCTCGTGAAATTAGTCGATTTCAAAGTCAAATCCCTATTTTTCGAGCCCAAAATCAGTGGTGATAGGTTCGAAGTAGCGGATCTGGGGTTCAAAATGTACCCAATCACTCGATTGGTGCTAGAAATTGCAGGTTACTCGCAGATTTGAGCTCCAGATCTGGTTGAACAAGGACCGAATCAAGTCAAACAGTGTTCGAATCACGTCTACAGTCTTCGAAGTGCttggaaaaatacttatttcacgtCTACAATCTTGTGTACATCCTTAGGATTATTTTCTATGTTTATTGTGATTTTGCTAGTCCTGTCGTGAGGATTTGAGTGTGGTGTTGGTTGATTCTTGCGTATGCCCTATGAAGCACAGACACTCCTTAGTGGTCGCCATACCCGTGTCCGACACACAGGGGACACACTGGAAAACGTATggggacatgccacgtggcatgtccattaaattttatttgaattttcggAGGGGGACACATTGAGGACACGGCATGGACAGGTAGTGTATGCCCCTTTGCTCCTGTATTGCTTCTGTGTTTTTGAATGAATCAACTTAccaacaaaataaatactttcagTCTCTTGACAAGGCTTCCAAGTTTGGACTTAATTCTTCGTTTGTCGCCATTGTATTAAAGAATCAATTTTCTGAAATATTAGAAAACAAGGTAGCATCTTTAAAGCTATGATACCAAGTTATTGTAGATAGCTTAGGAAATGGACTGCTCTGAAACTCGACCCTAGACCACCTGGACTTAGAATTCTCATTTGTGGTTGTGGGGTCATGGAAAGCTTCTAGTTCAGGGtactttattttgtgttttgctCCATTTGTCTCCACCTTGCCGAGAAGCTGGTTTCACATTTCAGGAGTTGTTTGTCTGGAGTGTGTGAGGGGTATGAGGGCAACTCTGGTGTTTTCTCTCAACTCAAATTTTCCCATGAATAAGTAGAATTATAATCCTCACCAACATGACCCCAGGCCACCTGGACCCAGAATTCTTATTTTTGGGGTAATGGAAATCTTCTAGTTCAGGGTACTTATATTTTGTCTTCTCCTCCATTTGTCTCCGTCATGCCGAGAAGCTGGTTTTGTGTTCCAGGAGCTGTTTTTTTCTGGAGTGTGTGACGGCACTGAGGGGTCTCAGAGCAACTCTGGTGTTGTCTCTCTACTCAATTGTCGCTCCCAAGAATCAGTAGAATATGATTATAATCGTGCCATTCATCATTCTTGAAACCACAATTTTGTCTTCTGGCTTGTGTTGTATTTTGTATCCAGTTTCTCTTCGAGGCGGTGCAACCCTACATGGAGATTTGTGCTGGATAATACTTCCACCAAGTTGGTTTcaacctttttctttcttttgtagaTAACAATACCTATATCAGACTTAattttttggttattgaatgtactgtgttttttttttttaaattattttcccCGGTGTTGTTTAGCTTCTGTGTCCtggtattttttattaaaccaTCATCCTAAAGTAGTGAAACTACTGTAGTTTGCTTTAAACTTCACTGTATTTAGTAAACTATCATTCTAAGGGTAGTGAAACAACTATCATCCTATCATCCTAACTATCATCGCAAGAGTTGATAGAATCTGGTAGTCTAGGCCATGCACTTGGGAGTTTGCTCCTATCAGTTCTTGTGGGGCCAGTCCATTCTGAGCTTTACTCAGCTTTAAATGGGCCTCCTGTTCATACCCGCTGGGATTGGTCTCCAAgcgattagtcgaggtgcgtgtaagctAGCCAGGACACCCtgagatataaaaaaaagtggTTTTACTATGATGTTTTACACTGTTTTGAGTGTTTTCCTTCATTGTTCCACCTTTTCCGGGACTTGTTTCATTTATTCCCCCCCTTGCTATGCAGATTGGAGCAATCATCTCAGGCGTTCAACCCGGATTAACGATGGTTGTTGGTCCGCCTGGTACAGGGAAAACTGATACAGCTGTGCAAATCCTGAATGTACTTTACCACAACTGTCCATCTCAGAGAACGTTGATAATTACTCATTCAAATCAGGCTTTGAATGATCTTTTCGAGAAGATAATGCAGGTATGTTCTTTTGTTAAAAATGGGGTTTTCCCCCCTCACTGTGCGGGTCTCTTACAAGTATTGCAgcttttttccatttcttgcaATCACGTTTTCTCAAGTCTTACGTTGTTATAAACTTGCTTGTTATTAATGCACATCAATTGATTGTGATAGAGGGATGTTCCTGCTCGCTATCTTCTTCGACTTGGTCAAGGTGAACAAGAATTAGCAACTGATCTTGACTTCAGTCGACAAGGTCGTGTCAATGCAATGCTTGTTCGGCGGTTAGAGCTGCTTAGTGAAGTAGAGAGGCTTGCAAGATCTCTTCAACTGCCTGAGGATGTTGGTTACACTTGCGAAACTGCTGGATACTTTTGGTTGTTTCATGTCTACTCGCGCTGGGAGCTATTTCTGGATGCGTGTGCCAAAAATCAAGATAAACCGACCTTTGTTCAGGACCGTTTTCCTTTTAAGGAGTTCTTCTCCAATACACCTCAGTCAATTTTTACGGGCCAGTCCTATGAGAAAGACATGCGCGCAGCTGAGGGTTGCTTTCGTCATCTTAAAAGGCTGTTCCAAGaaattgaagaatgcagggcaTTTGAATTGCTCAAGTCAACAGTTGATCGATCAAATTACCTAATGACCAAACAGGCCAAGATTGTGGCAATGACTTGCACCCATGCAGCTCTTAAAAGAAAGGATTTTCTTCAGTTAGGCTTCAAGTATGACAACCTCTTGATGGAAGAAAGTGCCCAAATCTTAGAGATTGAAACTTTTATCCCAATGTTGCTCCAGAGGCAGGAAGATGGGTATGCTCGTCTTAAACGCTGCATATTGATTGGTGATCATCATCAGTTGCCCCCTGTTGTGAAGAATATGGCTTTCCAAAAGTACAGCCATATGGATCAGAGTTTGTTCACAAGGTTCGTCCGTTTGGGAATCCCGTACATTGAGCTCAATGCCCAGGGTAGAGCTAGGCCTAGTATAGCCAGACTTTACAATTGGAGATATAGAGATCTGGGTGATCTTCCATCTGTGAAAGAGGAATCCATTTTCCATAGAGCAAATAGTGGATTATCGTATGAGTATCAGTTAGTGAATGTTCCTGATTACCATGGCAGAGGTGAGACTGCCCCTTCTCCATGGTTCTACCAAAATGTGGGGGAGGCTGAGTACATTGTCAGTGTCTATATGTACATGCGTTTATTAGGGTACCCTGCGAATAAGATATCCATCTTGACAACTTATAATGGACAGAAACTTTTGATCCGTGATGTTATTGCCAGACGGTGTCTTCCTTATGACTATATTGGTCCTCCTAGCAAGGTATGTTACGTTGggacaatttttttctttttgccttgATATTTACTAGATTCCTGTGGACAGAGGCCTCTAATGTTGATTGTGTAAGTGACGTTCAAACTTGCCTATATGACAGTATTGATATTTCCCAACCATTTATAGTTCTGTATTGGTTAGGCTCCCATAGAGGTACTCTGAATTCAAGCTGTGACTCTAGTTTCCCTAGTGTGGCATCCAGAATACAAAATATAATGGAGTTAAGAGTTCTATGACAGCCcacttttttgttattttattttcattctttATTTTCCTATTCGCTTCCCTAATTTTCTACCTTTAGTAGTCCCCATTGCTATCCAATGCAACATCCTCAGGGACAAGTCACGACTTATATGTTGTTGTATACGAGTTGTTACTCTGGGCAAAGGTTCCTCGTCAATAATTAGAGAGCGATTTGGTGGTAAATTTTGGCACTCATGAGCTAATTAAACATGCGAAACAAACCCACCACAAAACTTAGGTCAGAATTTGACTACAATATGATTTGGTCTGCACCTTATGAGGCTGATAGGAATTGGAGGCTTTGGAATGTATACATCCCCGGTCGCAGCTCTAGGAATTTGTAGtagggtgttcagaaattacCTCAACTCTACTAGCTAATCTTttaaccaataatatatgtacaaaatctcatatattcCTATAAATAGTGCAGTCAAAAAACATAActtctattctaaaaaaattaactacgaggcgaaatgagtacttaaaaatatatactaaaaaattgaatttttttgaaagttgtgaTATTGCGTAGTAGTCTAGCAGACATTGTTTCGAGAATAGAGGGGGTAAAATTTTATAGTTGTCCTAGAGTCTAGacgagttttcatattttgtgccAACGTTTAACCGGTGTATTAATCTACCAAATcccttttgaaagaaattgtagcGAGTATGTTGGAGCTGAACTTctaaaaaatatgttgttttttaggatgacatgatgagattttctcTTTTAGTCTTAAATTCG contains the following coding sequences:
- the LOC131311286 gene encoding uncharacterized protein LOC131311286; amino-acid sequence: MTKVYGTGVYDFRRHRVAEYPAAEKPPESQTGSNLPSAITLVEIQRDRLTKIAAANWSSSRAGGGEGEEGTPFSEELVKEIYETELAVRGGRKTVPLQRVMILEVSQYLENYLWPNFDPETASFEHVMSMLLMINEKFRENVAAWICFYDKKDMFKAFLERVFRLKEGRSLTIAEKTNYLLFMINAFQSLGDEIVCDNISRLASPQCWHSLSYGRFQMELCLNPDMLKLWKRITKKAREATKRGELFDPSTSLEVTFVRNLIQEFLEVLDSNVFPHNQCGSDTMDVNPFEEVDDASVLYCERFMEFLTDLLSQLSTRRVLKPLVADVAVVSKCHLSVLYRHEKGKLFAQLVNLLQFYERFEIDDRLGRQMTDDEVLQSHYNRLQAFQLLAYKKIPKLRELALANIGAINRRSDLSKKLSVLSPEELRDLVCCKLKLVSKADPWSERVDFLVEVMVSFFEKQQSQKESINALPLYPNEQIMWDESVVPSINYTGEGCLALPKLNLQFLTLHDYLLRNFNLFRLESTYEIREDIQEAVPHLLAHISNEGETAFRGWSRMAVPIREFKVTEVKQPNIGEVKPSSVTAEVTFSISSYRAQIRSEWNGLKEHDVLFLLSIRPSFEPLSADEAAKATVPQKLGLQYVRGCEIIEMRDEEGTLMNDFTGRIKRDEWKPPKGELRTVTVALDTAQYHMDCTDIAEKGREDVYSTFNVLMRRKPKENNFKAILESIRDLMNESCIVPDWLHDIFLGYGNPSAAQWINMPDLLEAVDFKDTFLDVDHVRESFSDYQVCFTNSDGTKNLHPKPPFRIRLPKNLKGNTHALAGNDKSAITSVNDANLVDASSEREQLIVEAYVPPDPGPYPQDQPKQNSVRFTPTQIGAIISGVQPGLTMVVGPPGTGKTDTAVQILNVLYHNCPSQRTLIITHSNQALNDLFEKIMQRDVPARYLLRLGQGEQELATDLDFSRQGRVNAMLVRRLELLSEVERLARSLQLPEDVGYTCETAGYFWLFHVYSRWELFLDACAKNQDKPTFVQDRFPFKEFFSNTPQSIFTGQSYEKDMRAAEGCFRHLKRLFQEIEECRAFELLKSTVDRSNYLMTKQAKIVAMTCTHAALKRKDFLQLGFKYDNLLMEESAQILEIETFIPMLLQRQEDGYARLKRCILIGDHHQLPPVVKNMAFQKYSHMDQSLFTRFVRLGIPYIELNAQGRARPSIARLYNWRYRDLGDLPSVKEESIFHRANSGLSYEYQLVNVPDYHGRGETAPSPWFYQNVGEAEYIVSVYMYMRLLGYPANKISILTTYNGQKLLIRDVIARRCLPYDYIGPPSKVTTVDKFQGQQNDFILLSLVRTRFVGHLRDVRRLVVAMSRARLGLYVFCRRSLFEQCYELQPTFQLLLQRPDLLALNMAEATQFTDRHVEDTGPIHLVSGIEEMETIVNYKIHQAQMMSNQFPAYLGQVAPQMGASEQNDLQVLGPRHNSDSMDAGKLSLAIGAPEDVQPEGRLDDIPQKRTLANGNGDDFPLEGHSNVAANMDVETDDKNGMAHESFSNEESKAEE